Proteins encoded by one window of bacterium:
- a CDS encoding T9SS type A sorting domain-containing protein, with translation MFQRKISYFQSIVAVMLIALTLVTTAQARKKNIIFMIADGWGYNHIIASNCWNGFSPAYETWKVKYGMSTWPAGSGYNGAAAWADFNYPLQGFTDSAAAATALSTGVKTYNGAIGLGPDQQPVEHILERAESYGMATGVITSVPISHATPAGFAAHNVSRSNYAAIAKQMITQSAIDVIMGAGHPLYSNDGIKLSGDFNYNYVGDSSIWNGLIAGTVGGDADGDNVADPWTLIQDKGEFQKMASGDAPKRVIGIAQVATTLQERRWFRPAGNSAEPPYKIPLNKNVPTLEMMAQAAINVLDNDPDGFFLMIEGGAIDWANEDNVLGRMIEEMDDFNNTFATVVAWIEAHSHWDETLLIVTGDHESGYLWGPGSRPPATWNPIVNNGVGRMPGFEYYSTDHSNSLIPFHAKGLGSDRFASYVVAADPVRGEYMNNIAIPRVIFSLLDDVYSVVEATDHSSAQPSLFKVGHVYPNPFNPTTTIPFTLTRGGMVSIEMYDVLGRRVLRREHYFPAGEQSVPLTLTGHQSPIASGTYTLRLRYEGIQYTQKIALLK, from the coding sequence ATGTTTCAACGAAAAATCTCTTATTTTCAATCGATAGTCGCGGTAATGCTGATCGCGCTGACGTTAGTGACCACCGCGCAGGCCCGCAAGAAAAATATAATCTTCATGATCGCCGATGGCTGGGGATACAATCACATCATCGCTTCGAATTGCTGGAACGGTTTCTCTCCCGCCTATGAAACATGGAAGGTAAAGTATGGCATGAGCACCTGGCCGGCCGGGAGTGGTTATAATGGCGCAGCGGCCTGGGCGGATTTTAATTATCCCTTGCAGGGCTTTACCGATTCCGCTGCGGCGGCAACGGCCCTTTCCACCGGAGTAAAAACCTATAACGGGGCCATCGGCCTCGGTCCCGATCAACAGCCGGTAGAACATATTCTTGAACGTGCTGAATCATACGGAATGGCGACCGGTGTGATCACCAGTGTGCCGATTTCGCATGCCACGCCCGCCGGGTTTGCGGCTCATAACGTATCGCGGAGCAATTATGCAGCCATCGCCAAGCAGATGATCACACAGAGCGCCATCGATGTCATCATGGGCGCCGGCCACCCCCTTTACAGTAATGACGGCATCAAGTTAAGCGGCGACTTTAATTACAACTATGTCGGCGATAGCTCCATCTGGAATGGATTGATCGCCGGGACCGTCGGCGGCGATGCGGATGGAGATAACGTAGCGGATCCCTGGACCCTCATTCAGGACAAAGGGGAATTTCAAAAAATGGCATCGGGCGATGCACCCAAACGGGTGATCGGCATCGCTCAGGTTGCTACCACCCTGCAGGAGAGAAGATGGTTCCGTCCTGCCGGCAACAGCGCCGAACCGCCTTATAAGATACCGCTTAACAAAAATGTGCCCACGCTGGAAATGATGGCGCAAGCCGCCATCAATGTTTTGGACAATGATCCGGATGGTTTTTTTCTCATGATCGAGGGAGGTGCGATCGATTGGGCCAATGAAGACAATGTGTTGGGGCGGATGATCGAAGAGATGGATGATTTCAACAACACCTTTGCGACAGTGGTCGCCTGGATCGAGGCCCATAGCCATTGGGATGAAACCCTATTGATCGTAACCGGCGACCATGAGAGCGGTTATTTGTGGGGCCCTGGTTCTCGGCCGCCGGCTACCTGGAATCCGATCGTAAATAATGGCGTCGGCCGTATGCCCGGTTTTGAATATTATTCAACCGATCATTCCAACTCACTGATTCCCTTCCACGCCAAGGGATTGGGAAGCGATCGATTCGCCTCTTATGTGGTTGCCGCCGATCCGGTGCGTGGAGAGTATATGAACAACATCGCCATCCCCCGAGTGATTTTTTCACTTCTGGACGACGTCTACAGCGTCGTTGAAGCTACAGATCATTCATCTGCTCAGCCATCCCTCTTTAAGGTTGGTCATGTGTATCCCAACCCATTCAATCCGACTACCACCATCCCCTTTACTTTAACCCGGGGTGGAATGGTGAGCATTGAGATGTACGATGTGCTCGGCCGGAGGGTGTTGCGGAGGGAGCACTATTTCCCCGCCGGTGAGCAATCCGTCCCTTTAACTCTGACCGGCCATCAGAGCCCTATCGCCAGTGGAACCTATACTCTTCGTTTGCGCTATGAGGGTATTCAGTACACGCAAAAAATCGCACTTTTAAAATGA
- a CDS encoding M20 family metallopeptidase, producing the protein MLSVVDLAGELVRINSVSPKTKTSTQNSGEIALAHWLTDYFQQNDFVVESQPVVGQRANLIARPRRFLSERPTLALEAHMDTVDVQGMTVSPFAAEIRDGAMWGRGSCDVKGTLAAMITAALQWHHREPVPDLTVMVLAAMGEEMGTLGSQALAKQQWPFRSVLVGEPTNLQPVVAHKGLWRLSVETFGKACHSSRPEEGVNAIESMFRMQEKIIHTLAPAFTDNGENTLSMTTLHSGSMINIIPDHACLEIDARFTADTEVEAHWQAWQSSLAGDAARLTELERKPAFSSRPDSLLLSALQSTAEKYGAVFQPRSERYYSDAGHFSAAGYDAIIWGAGDIRQAHTVDEHVPLRQLHLAVDWLLTLFEQYGRR; encoded by the coding sequence ATGCTCTCTGTCGTCGACCTCGCGGGTGAGCTGGTTCGCATCAATTCCGTCTCGCCCAAAACAAAAACCTCAACGCAAAACTCCGGTGAAATCGCTCTGGCTCATTGGCTGACCGACTATTTTCAACAGAATGATTTTGTCGTCGAGTCGCAGCCGGTGGTGGGTCAGCGCGCCAATCTGATCGCACGGCCGCGCAGGTTTCTATCCGAACGTCCCACCCTGGCGCTGGAAGCGCATATGGACACCGTGGATGTTCAGGGCATGACCGTGTCGCCCTTTGCCGCCGAAATCCGCGATGGGGCGATGTGGGGCCGCGGCAGCTGCGACGTCAAGGGAACCCTGGCGGCCATGATCACCGCTGCGCTGCAGTGGCACCACCGTGAGCCGGTACCAGATCTCACCGTGATGGTGCTGGCCGCCATGGGTGAAGAGATGGGCACTCTCGGCAGTCAGGCGCTGGCAAAACAGCAGTGGCCCTTTCGCAGCGTGCTGGTGGGCGAACCCACCAACCTTCAGCCCGTTGTTGCCCACAAGGGGCTGTGGCGTCTGTCTGTGGAAACTTTTGGCAAAGCCTGCCACTCCTCCAGGCCGGAGGAGGGCGTCAACGCCATCGAGAGCATGTTCCGCATGCAGGAAAAAATCATCCACACCCTGGCGCCGGCGTTCACCGACAACGGCGAGAACACTCTGAGCATGACCACGCTGCACAGCGGTTCCATGATCAACATCATCCCTGATCACGCCTGTCTGGAGATCGACGCCCGGTTTACCGCCGACACCGAGGTTGAAGCGCACTGGCAGGCCTGGCAATCCAGTCTGGCCGGCGATGCGGCCAGACTGACGGAATTGGAGCGTAAGCCCGCTTTTTCCAGCCGGCCGGATTCACTGTTGCTGTCCGCACTGCAAAGCACGGCGGAAAAGTATGGCGCGGTCTTTCAACCGCGCAGCGAACGCTATTATTCGGACGCCGGTCATTTCTCCGCCGCAGGCTATGATGCCATTATCTGGGGCGCCGGCGACATCCGTCAGGCGCACACCGTGGACGAGCACGTTCCCCTGCGACAGCTGCACCTCGCTGTGGACTGGCTGCTGACTCTGTTTGAACAATACGGCCGCCGTTAG
- a CDS encoding anaerobic sulfatase maturase gives MKPLSSLLIKPAGPDCNLACRYCFYLKKAALFSGPRHRMSEAVLKETMRQAMQQAGEHISFGWQGGEPTLMGYDFFHTAVQYQSRFGRPGQTVGNGLQTNGWLIDRYWAEFLADAKFLVGLSLDGPEHIHDHYRRTLADQGTWERVVRSRDLLLQTGVEVNALIVVNEYSVQFPKEIYQFHKKSGITFMQFIPCMEPDPLDGSRPAAHSAPAEKYGAFLCTLLDLWLADFRYGKPTVSIRWFDSLFYTYVGLPAPECTLLQECGVYVVVEHNGDVYSCDFFVEPDWRLGNVMQDRLVDLLNAPLQERFGRLKSGLAEKCRVCPWLPHCHGGCPKDRRVGRDGVDPLCPAYEQFFSYGHDKLVKLAEAWKRGQAVKPAADGVRAGVSCGRNDPCPCGSGKKYKNCCMNKR, from the coding sequence ATGAAGCCGCTCAGCTCTCTGCTCATCAAACCGGCCGGACCGGACTGCAATCTCGCCTGCCGGTATTGCTTTTATTTGAAAAAAGCGGCGCTGTTTTCCGGGCCACGCCATCGCATGAGCGAGGCTGTGCTCAAAGAGACCATGCGTCAGGCCATGCAGCAAGCGGGCGAACACATCAGTTTCGGCTGGCAGGGCGGCGAGCCCACGCTCATGGGCTATGATTTTTTTCACACCGCTGTGCAGTATCAGTCCCGCTTTGGCCGGCCGGGGCAGACAGTGGGCAACGGCCTGCAGACCAACGGCTGGCTCATCGACCGTTATTGGGCCGAGTTTCTCGCCGACGCCAAATTCCTCGTCGGGCTGTCCCTGGATGGCCCGGAGCATATTCATGACCACTATCGCCGCACTTTGGCGGACCAGGGCACCTGGGAGCGGGTGGTGCGCAGCCGCGACCTTTTACTGCAGACCGGCGTAGAGGTGAACGCGCTCATCGTCGTCAACGAATACTCGGTGCAGTTTCCCAAAGAGATCTATCAGTTCCATAAAAAGAGCGGCATCACCTTCATGCAGTTCATTCCGTGCATGGAACCGGATCCGCTGGATGGGTCCAGGCCTGCGGCCCATTCGGCGCCTGCGGAAAAGTATGGCGCTTTTTTATGTACGTTGCTGGACCTGTGGCTGGCGGATTTCCGTTACGGCAAACCCACGGTCTCCATCCGCTGGTTCGATTCGCTCTTTTATACCTACGTCGGTCTGCCGGCGCCCGAGTGCACGCTGCTGCAAGAGTGCGGCGTCTATGTGGTGGTTGAACACAACGGCGATGTGTACAGCTGCGATTTTTTTGTCGAACCGGACTGGCGCCTGGGCAACGTGATGCAGGACCGTTTGGTCGATCTGCTGAACGCGCCGCTGCAGGAGCGGTTCGGCCGGCTGAAGAGCGGCCTGGCGGAAAAATGCCGTGTCTGTCCCTGGTTACCGCACTGCCACGGCGGCTGTCCCAAGGACCGGCGTGTGGGCCGTGACGGCGTCGATCCGCTCTGTCCGGCCTATGAGCAGTTTTTCAGCTACGGCCATGACAAACTGGTCAAGCTGGCGGAGGCGTGGAAAAGGGGGCAGGCCGTGAAACCGGCGGCGGATGGCGTCCGCGCCGGGGTTTCCTGCGGGCGCAACGATCCCTGTCCCTGCGGCAGCGGAAAAAAGTACAAAAACTGCTGTATGAATAAACGGTGA